The Phaeodactylum tricornutum CCAP 1055/1 chromosome 2, whole genome shotgun sequence DNA window TGCCCGTGACGAATCGGCTGCCGTCTTTGCCTGGAAGGGAGAATCTCTCGAAGAATACTGGGAGTGCACGCTCAACGCCATTACGTGGCCCGAAGACGATGGCAAGGGTTGCGGACCCGATctcatcgtcgacgacggcggtGACATGACTCTTCTTATCCACGAAGGAAAGAAGGCGGAGGACCAGTTCCTCAAGGACGGTACTGTCCCCGACCCGTCCTCCACTGACAATGCCGAGTTCAAGATTGTCCTCACCATCATCAAGCGTCTTCTCGAGGGCGGcgaaaccgacaagtggaacAAGATTGCCAGTCGATGCAAGGgtgtttcggaagaaacCACCACTGGTGTTCACCGTCTCTACACCATGGAGAAGACCGGAACACTACTCTTCACCGCCATTAACGTCAACGACTCCGTCACCAAGTCCAAGTTCGACAACTTGTACGGATGCAAGCACTCGCTCCCGGATGGTCTCATGCGTGCCACCGACGTCATGCTGGCCGGGAAGAAGGCCGTCATTGCCGGATACGGTGATGTCGGTAAGGGATGCGCCGCCGCTATGCGCGCCTGCGGATGTGTCGTTTACGTCACCGAAATCGATCCGATCTGTGCGCTTCAGGCATGCATGGAAGGATACCAGGTAGTCACGTTGGAAGACGTCGTTGACACTGCTGATATCTTCATTACTACCACTGGTAACAAGGGAATTCTTATGTGCGAGACCATGAGCAAGATGAAGAACAATGCCATTGTCGGAAACATCGGTCACTTTGACAACGAGATCGACATGGACGGTCTCATGAAGGCTGCCAAGCGCATCAACATCAAGCCCCAAGTAGACAAATTTGTCTTTGAGTCCGGCAACGGTATCATTGTTCTTGCCGAAGGACGTTTGCTCAACTTGGGTTGCGCCACCGGACACCCTTCTTTCGTCATGTCCTGCTCCTTCACAAACCAAGTTCTTGCCCAGCTCGAACTCTGGAACGAAAAGGACTCTGGCAAATACGCGCACGGTAAGGTGTACGTCCTTCCCAAGACCCTCGACGAGAAGGTCGCCCTTCTTCATTTGGGATCCCTGGGTGCCAGACTGACCGTCTTGTCGGATGAGCAATCCGAGTACATTGGCATTCCGGTCAACGGTCCGTTCAAGCCGGATACTTACCGTTATTAAACATTTATAGACCTTTTTCAGCGAATACTTCTTTCGGATACTTCTTGCCTTGTGTTAGAGTATCCCAAAGTGTGCCAAGTCTACACGTCGCCCACCTTCGGTCGACGACAGACACGTTCACGAATCAAAAATATCCACGCCTTCACAAAACCGACACGAGCCGGGATGGGAAGACGCATTTCCAGATCACAACCAACGTCAAcacaatcacagtcaaagggCGAGAGCTCCGGTCCAGATCTTTTCCTAATTGATGTGTTGCCTTCCTCTCCGAGCCAAGTTGAAGATTGTATTCCTGCCACCATACTCACAGGCTTGTCATTTTCTATCCCAAGAACCGTCCCCGTTTCTCCCTAGCCCATATGTATAAGAACTCCACCGGCGTCGCTTCCGCCCCgctggaagaagaaggaaATATTCCTCCTCTAGTAGCGGCCCATGTGCCCTCCTACGGAACAGGCGACGAATCAGAACCAGATCCTGTTCGAGTGATGATCGACGAAGACGTTGCCTCGGAAGAAGTACCTCTCGTTGTCACTCATGACGATGATAAAGATGCGATTCCCCAGTTCCGGGATGTACCGTTCGCCGTCCTGTTTCTCATTCACGCCACATTGATGGTATGGCTGGGAATCTTTGTTGCACCCAAAGGATACTCCAAAATCAATATTGATTTTGACATgatcgaaaaggaaatgcGCAAAGGAGACGATATGAGTGAGCAAGATATTGCGGATTTTGAGAGGTTTGTTGCGTTTGTGGGCAAGTACGCACAAGTCTACCCGAAACGCATTCTCCTATCCTTTGTTTTTCCGACAGCCCTCTTGGCATTTGTGATTGCTCTTTTCACAACCATCTACGTGGTTAAACCTTGTCCCAAAACGCTAACCTACGCAAGTTTGGTTGGATCCTTTGCCTTTACGGCCATTGTCATGATTTCATCGTCCGTTCTGAATAATAGCCTGTTTGGTGCTGTGATGACCATTGTCGCTCTCGGTGCGGTTGCATACTACGTATGTGCTGCCTGGCGTATGGTTCCGTTCGCGGCGGTCAATCTGAAAGTGGCTTTGATAGGCATGAGCCGCAACTGCGGAGTGTATCTCGTTGCCTTCTTCGCATCGGAGCTCGGATTTCTGTGGCCCATCTACTGGGTCTACGTACTGATTGGCGTATCGGTCGACCGCAATGATAAGTGTGAAAAGGCACACCCGGGGGCAAATTTTGATATGAGCTCGAATGATTTTGACGATGTGTGCCATCCTCCACCGTTGGTGTTTCTCCTGTTCTTGCTTTCGCTCTATTGGACAAGCACCGTCCTTTTGGTAAGGCGTCCCAGCTTAAATTTCTGACTTTGTGTATTTCAATTTTGATCCCTCACAGTAATTCTCTGTCTCTGAAGAACACGGTACAAGTATCGGTTGCAGGTGTTATGGCAACATGGTGCTTCGACAAGCGCGACGCTGATCATTGTTGTTCCCCAGCAGTATTTGGTTCAGTGTACCGTAGCATGACCTATTCCTTTGGTTCAATATGTCTTGGGTCTTTGCTACAAGCTCTCATTTCTGTATTTCGGTACATAGTGGAAAGTGCCCGAAGCCAGAGGGAGCGAAATGACGGTGGGGGTGCTTGTGGCAACATTCTGCTCTGCATTCTGGAATGCTTCGCCAAGCTACTCGAAGATGTCATCGATTACTTCAATCAATGGGCGTATGTATTTGTTGGAATCTATGGCTATTCGTATCTCGAAAGTGGCCGACGAGTGATTGAGCTGTTTCGAGCACGAGGCTGGACGGCGATAATCAACGACAATTTGGTGGGATATGTATTGGGCTTCACAACCGTTCTGATCGGTGTTCTGACCGGTGCCACCGCTTTGCTGCTCGAATTTACTGTTTCTCGGAGCAAGCTTGAAGCGAATTCTGAGTACGAGTCTTACATTTTCGGTCCTATTCCAGGGTGGAGGTGGTGGGCTTTCGGGTACGTTTGGCTTGTACATTCTCGTAAGCCTTTAGATTGCTATGTATGTCTCGCACTGACAGGTTGCTCGCTTTGTTGTAGCATTGGATTTTTTGTGGGAATATGGGTTTCAAGCGTTGTGATGAATGTTGTCAAGGCAGCAGTGAACACTTTGGTTGTGTGCTGGGCTGACTCACCGGCAGTAGTGGAAATGAACCACCCTCGATTGACATCAGAGATGGCAGATTCGTGGTTGCAAGTTTTCCCAGAAGCGAATACCCAGATTCGACCTGCATACAATGCCATTGTTGTCTGAAATCGTTATTTTCGAAGGGATGTAGGTAGTAGCCGTGACTGTTTTGTATTTGATTTTCCGTACTAATGTCCATAGCTACGGTATCGCAAGGTCTGTACGGCGAGCGATTTTAATGTTTACGACACGTGGAatttgtcacagtcaaaatgcGCTCCTACTAACCGTAAGGGCAACTGAAAGATGAGAAATCTTCCATCTGCTACGATGCGGATTTGGATGATCCTGTCTCCAATCGACATCGCCTTGTGATCAAGACTACGGAAAGCAGCAAAGCTACGACTTTGTTCTCTACTTTTCACGCTACTCTACACAGAATGGCTAACGCCTGTATATCTGGTCGGAACACGAGGAGGTATCAGATCTCGTGCCGGCGATTCATTCAATTGTTATttttgttggcggcggctgTTTCCGCAATTTCGGGACATCGGCAAACCTTCGTCCGCGTTCACAACCAACCGCAGATATCATCAGCATTATCATGGAATATAGAAGCAGGATCATACGACGAAAAAATCGCCCTTAGAATAGCTTCCTTTCCGAGAGGCGGCTCAGATACTGATGTCGAAGGAGGCGAAAGCGATGAGTACGACGAGGATAGAGAAGTAGAAGAAGACGAGTACGACGATGAAAGTGACGAAGgggatgatgacgaaaaaGTTGTACCAATTGAAATAAGCATTGAAAAATACGATGAGCCACTGGTCGCATCGCCAATGATAAATCTATACGCCTCGTTCGGTGTGATGATGCTAGCACGAAGAATCGACCTTTTCAACCCAATCGTCGTTCGTGTCGCACGGTACGTACATAAATCTCCCACTGGACCATATCATTTGACTTTGTACCTTAATATGCTTTCATTTGACTCTCTCAGTGCCATGTTTATCGCTTATCTTGTTCTACACCAGCTGTTCGTGCTCTATGTTCGTATTCAGGCAAAATCTGCCGATGATAGGACTCCAATCACTCTAAAGAATCCATTGACATCTGTATTACAAAGTCAACTTGGAGGAGGCGACCAGAAAGGAATGATAAAAAATTTAGCATCCTCATTCTTGACGTCAGAAACGACAGTTCTAGAGTACGATTTAAGGCAAGCACGTTCGATGCAGTCTGGCCTGGTAATGAATATGCTATTTATGTGGTTCTTACATTTTAAGATGGAACAAGTGCAACCGCTATTGATACAATCTGTAACGGGTTTTGTTCAAATGATTTACAGTCCGCTATTTCAAGCATATGTGATGGGCCGCAATTTGCAGCGACCATTCAAGAATCCGAGCATGCAAAAGATGGGCGACACGACTGCTGGCACGAGCGGAGACGCCTCCGACAATAACCAGGAAGAGGAGTCGAATGATGCTATCTCTACGGAACCGAATGTAAAGGAGGAGGAAATGTCTGATGACGAAAGTGACGGGGAAACATCTGATGATGAGACCGACGAGGAAACATCCGATGACGAAACCGACGGGGGAGCATCCGACATAAAAGCGGATGAAACTACAAGACAATCAGACGCGGAAGCAGCTGACGACTCAGCGCCAGAcagcgaagaagaggaagatgatTGATTTAGCTTTAGTTCTATTCCTTTCTCGTTTTACAATTAGTTTGCGTGATATATCCATGTACAATAGATCGGAGGACCTTACTAAACTATTCCGGCATCCTCACGCAAGACGCGGAGTACTTCGTCATGGACAGCACCGTTGCTTGCGCAGATCTTACGTGTACGCAATGTAAAATCACGGCCCTCCAGGTCAGTGAACTTTCCACCAGCCTCTTGGACCAGTAAGGCACCCGCAGCGATATCCCAGGAGCTCAAATCATATTCCCAATACGACGTCAATCTTCCATTGGCAACCCATGCTAGCATGAGAGCTGCACTCCCTAGCATACGAATTGTTCGACATACGGGCATAAGCGCTTGTACACCCTTGAGGCTCATCTCCATACTTTCTTCGGCTGGTGGGCTTCCCATGGCAATGATTGCGTCTCCGATAGCTGTTTGGAGTCCCACCTGGATTGGTTTTCCGTTGAGAAAGGCGCCCTGCCCTTTGATTGCTGTAAACAGCTCATCGCGATGACAATCATAAATCACGCCTACTACCACTCGGCCGCGATAGGCACACGCGATGGACGGCATACACAAGGGCATGCCGTGAACAAAATTTGTGGTACCATCGATCGGGTCCACAATCCACAACCACTCGCTATCATCCAGTTTTGCCTCCAGGGCTGCAGTGCTAGCCTGTTTACCAGGGTCCACATCCTCTTCGCCCAAAAAGTCGTGATCCGGAAAAGTGTCGGATACAATTGCTCTGATGGTCTACCGGTagaaaaaatgaaaatgaGAGCTCCGAAACAAATTCGGATAGAAAAACTACCCTGTAGTTACTTACTTTTTCGCATAGGGGATCAATCAGGGTTAGCAGGTCTCGACTATTAGCCTTTCGGTTGGTGATTTCGGCACCTCCTGCATTTCCCAGAATAATATCTCCGGCTTTCTTGGATGCTTCTACTGCCACTTGGAGGACCTT harbors:
- a CDS encoding adenosylhomocysteinase (S-adenosyl-L-homocysteine hydrolase is responsible for the reversible hydration of S-adenosyl-L-homocysteine into adenosine and homocysteine. This gene appears to be highly expressed in response to nitrogen limitation.), whose amino-acid sequence is MSTGDYKVADISLADYGRKDIELAEVEMPGLMACREEYGPAKPFGGARISGSLHMTIQTAVLIETLKDLGGDIRWCSCNIFSTQDHAAAAIARDESAAVFAWKGESLEEYWECTLNAITWPEDDGKGCGPDLIVDDGGDMTLLIHEGKKAEDQFLKDGTVPDPSSTDNAEFKIVLTIIKRLLEGGETDKWNKIASRCKGVSEETTTGVHRLYTMEKTGTLLFTAINVNDSVTKSKFDNLYGCKHSLPDGLMRATDVMLAGKKAVIAGYGDVGKGCAAAMRACGCVVYVTEIDPICALQACMEGYQVVTLEDVVDTADIFITTTGNKGILMCETMSKMKNNAIVGNIGHFDNEIDMDGLMKAAKRINIKPQVDKFVFESGNGIIVLAEGRLLNLGCATGHPSFVMSCSFTNQVLAQLELWNEKDSGKYAHGKVYVLPKTLDEKVALLHLGSLGARLTVLSDEQSEYIGIPVNGPFKPDTYRY
- a CDS encoding predicted protein; this translates as MYKNSTGVASAPLEEEGNIPPLVAAHVPSYGTGDESEPDPVRVMIDEDVASEEVPLVVTHDDDKDAIPQFRDVPFAVLFLIHATLMVWLGIFVAPKGYSKINIDFDMIEKEMRKGDDMSEQDIADFERFVAFVGKYAQVYPKRILLSFVFPTALLAFVIALFTTIYVVKPCPKTLTYASLVGSFAFTAIVMISSSVLNNSLFGAVMTIVALGAVAYYVCAAWRMVPFAAVNLKVALIGMSRNCGVYLVAFFASELGFLWPIYWVYVLIGVSVDRNDKCEKAHPGANFDMSSNDFDDVCHPPPLVFLLFLLSLYWTSTVLLNTVQVSVAGVMATWCFDKRDADHCCSPAVFGSVYRSMTYSFGSICLGSLLQALISVFRYIVESARSQRERNDGGGACGNILLCILECFAKLLEDVIDYFNQWAYVFVGIYGYSYLESGRRVIELFRARGWTAIINDNLVGYVLGFTTVLIGVLTGATALLLEFTVSRSKLEANSEYESYIFGPIPGWRWWAFGIGFFVGIWVSSVVMNVVKAAVNTLVVCWADSPAVVEMNHPRLTSEMADSWLQLRYRKVWQLKDEKSSICYDADLDDPVSNRHRLVIKTTESSKATTLFSTFHATLHRMANACISGRNTRRYQISCRRFIQLLFLLAAAVSAISGHRQTFVRVHNQPQISSALSWNIEAGSYDEKIALRIASFPRGGSDTDVEGGESDEYDEDREVEEDEYDDESDEGDDDEKVVPIEISIEKYDEPLVASPMINLYASFGVMMLARRIDLFNPIVVRVARQNLPMIGLQSL
- a CDS encoding predicted protein, which codes for MDVLASSTALPDQETLSKVLQVAVEASKKAGDIILGNAGGAEITNRKANSRDLLTLIDPLCEKTIRAIVSDTFPDHDFLGEEDVDPGKQASTAALEAKLDDSEWLWIVDPIDGTTNFVHGMPLCMPSIACAYRGRVVVGVIYDCHRDELFTAIKGQGAFLNGKPIQVGLQTAIGDAIIAMGSPPAEESMEMSLKGVQALMPVCRTIRMLGSAALMLAWVANGRLTSYWEYDLSSWDIAAGALLVQEAGGKFTDLEGRDFTLRTRKICASNGAVHDEVLRVLREDAGIV